The following are from one region of the Gossypium hirsutum isolate 1008001.06 chromosome D03, Gossypium_hirsutum_v2.1, whole genome shotgun sequence genome:
- the LOC107950684 gene encoding uncharacterized protein At2g34160, with protein sequence MEVITEGVNSLNIADSSPSNNKKNRIQVSNTKKPLFFYVNLAKRYMQQYNGVELSALGMAIATVVTIAEILKNNGLAVEKKIMTSTVDMREESGGRPVQKAKIEILLGKSEKFGELMAAAAAKDVLDNEEQS encoded by the exons atggagGTGATAACAGAAGGAGTGAACAGCTTGAACATCGCGGATTCATCGCCCTCCAACAACAAGAAGAACCGTATCCAAGTCTCCAATACCAAAAAGCCCCTCTTCTTCTACGTTAATCTCGCCAAG AGGTACATGCAGCAATACAATGGGGTGGAACTCTCTGCACTTGGAATGG CTATTGCTACAGTTGTTACCATTGCTGAGATATTGAAGAACAATGGACTAGCTGTTGAGAAAA AAATCATGACTTCTACGGTTGACATGAGAGAAGAATCAGGGGGACGACCAGTTCAAAAAGCAAAA ATTGAAATACTGCTGGGGAAATCAGAGAAGTTCGGTGAGTTGATGGCGGCAGCTGCTGCCAAGGATGTCTTAGATAATGAGGAGCAGAGCTAA